Proteins from one Camelina sativa cultivar DH55 chromosome 8, Cs, whole genome shotgun sequence genomic window:
- the LOC104708181 gene encoding uncharacterized protein KIAA0754-like isoform X3, translating to MTFFTAMISLLLLVLSVSSTYVPTNSVTQLSTLTPHANPIAQLSTPTPPANPIAQLSTPTPPANPITQLSTPTPPANPIAQLSTPTPPANHIAQLSTPTPPANPIAPLSTPTPSSNPIAQLSTPTPPANLTAQLSTPTPPANPIAQLSTPTPPANPIAQLSTPTPPANPIAQLSTPTPPTNPIAQLSTPTPPANLITQLSTPTPPANPVAQLSTPTPPANPIARSTVLAAGRSGSGPSAAPARSPSQTSHGSSLIPISGLTFVISGALVILFSHI from the exons ATGACTTTTTTCACTGCCATgatctctcttctcctcctaGTTCTCTCTGTTTCCTCAACTTATGTTCCTACAAATTCTGTTACACAAT TATCTACTCTAACTCCACATGCAAATCCTATAGCACAAT TGTCTACTCCAACTCCACCTGCAAATCCTATTGCACAAT TGTCTACTCCAACTCCACCTGCTAATCCTATAACACAAT taTCTACTCCAACTCCACCGGCAAATCCTATTGCGCAAT TGTCTACTCCAACTCCACCAGCAAATCATATTGCACAat TGTCTACTCCAACTCCACCTGCAAATCCTATTGCACCAT TGTCTACTCCAACTCCATCTTCAAATCCTATTGCACAAT TATCTACTCCAACTCCACCGGCAAATCTTACTGCACAAT tGTCTACTCCAACTCCACCTGCAAATCCTATTGCACAAT TATCTACTCCAACTCCACCTGCAAATCCTATTGCACAAT TGTCTACTCCAACTCCACCTGCAAATCCTATTGCACAAT TATCTACTCCAACTCCACCGACAAATCCTATTGCACAAT TGTCTACTCCAACTCCACCTGCAAATCTTATCACACAAC tATCTACTCCAACTCCGCCGGCAAATCCTGTTGCAcaat TGTCTACTCCAACTCCGCCCGCTAATCCTATTGCTAGAT CTACAGTTCTTGCTGCTGGACGATCAGGATCAGGACCATCCGCTGCTCCAGCTCGAAGCCCTTCTCAGACGAGCCATGGATCTTCGTTGATTCCAATCTCTGGCTTGACATTTGTAATCAGTGGCGCATTGGTCATATTGTTCTCTCATATCTAA
- the LOC104708181 gene encoding uncharacterized protein KIAA0754-like isoform X14 yields MTFFTAMISLLLLVLSVSSTYVPTNSVTQLSTLTPHANPIAQLSTPTPPANPIAQLSSPTPPANPIVQLSTPTPPANPITQLSTPTPPANPIAQLSTPTPPANHIAQLSTPTPPANPIAPLSTPTPPANPIAQLSTPTPPANPIAQLSTPTPPANPIAQLSTPTPPTNPIAQLSTPTPPANLITQLSTPTPPANPVAQLSTPTPPANPIARSTVLAAGRSGSGPSAAPARSPSQTSHGSSLIPISGLTFVISGALVILFSHI; encoded by the exons ATGACTTTTTTCACTGCCATgatctctcttctcctcctaGTTCTCTCTGTTTCCTCAACTTATGTTCCTACAAATTCTGTTACACAAT TATCTACTCTAACTCCACATGCAAATCCTATAGCACAAT TGTCTACTCCAACTCCACCTGCAAATCCTATTGCACAAT tatCTAGTCCAACTCCACCAGCAAATCCTATTGTACaat TGTCTACTCCAACTCCACCTGCTAATCCTATAACACAAT taTCTACTCCAACTCCACCGGCAAATCCTATTGCGCAAT TGTCTACTCCAACTCCACCAGCAAATCATATTGCACAat TGTCTACTCCAACTCCACCTGCAAATCCTATTGCACCAT tGTCTACTCCAACTCCACCTGCAAATCCTATTGCACAAT TATCTACTCCAACTCCACCTGCAAATCCTATTGCACAAT TGTCTACTCCAACTCCACCTGCAAATCCTATTGCACAAT TATCTACTCCAACTCCACCGACAAATCCTATTGCACAAT TGTCTACTCCAACTCCACCTGCAAATCTTATCACACAAC tATCTACTCCAACTCCGCCGGCAAATCCTGTTGCAcaat TGTCTACTCCAACTCCGCCCGCTAATCCTATTGCTAGAT CTACAGTTCTTGCTGCTGGACGATCAGGATCAGGACCATCCGCTGCTCCAGCTCGAAGCCCTTCTCAGACGAGCCATGGATCTTCGTTGATTCCAATCTCTGGCTTGACATTTGTAATCAGTGGCGCATTGGTCATATTGTTCTCTCATATCTAA
- the LOC104708181 gene encoding uncharacterized protein KIAA0754-like isoform X15, which translates to MTFFTAMISLLLLVLSVSSTYVPTNSVTQLSTPTPPANPIAQLSTPTPPANPIAQLSTPTPPANHIAQLSTPTPPANPIAPLSTPTPSSNPIAQLSTPTPPANLTAQLSTPTPPANPIAQLSTPTPPANPIAQLSTPTPPANPIAQLSTPTPPTNPIAQLSTPTPPANLITQLSTPTPPANPVAQLSTPTPPANPIARSTVLAAGRSGSGPSAAPARSPSQTSHGSSLIPISGLTFVISGALVILFSHI; encoded by the exons ATGACTTTTTTCACTGCCATgatctctcttctcctcctaGTTCTCTCTGTTTCCTCAACTTATGTTCCTACAAATTCTGTTACACAAT TGTCTACTCCAACTCCACCTGCAAATCCTATTGCACAAT taTCTACTCCAACTCCACCGGCAAATCCTATTGCGCAAT TGTCTACTCCAACTCCACCAGCAAATCATATTGCACAat TGTCTACTCCAACTCCACCTGCAAATCCTATTGCACCAT TGTCTACTCCAACTCCATCTTCAAATCCTATTGCACAAT TATCTACTCCAACTCCACCGGCAAATCTTACTGCACAAT tGTCTACTCCAACTCCACCTGCAAATCCTATTGCACAAT TATCTACTCCAACTCCACCTGCAAATCCTATTGCACAAT TGTCTACTCCAACTCCACCTGCAAATCCTATTGCACAAT TATCTACTCCAACTCCACCGACAAATCCTATTGCACAAT TGTCTACTCCAACTCCACCTGCAAATCTTATCACACAAC tATCTACTCCAACTCCGCCGGCAAATCCTGTTGCAcaat TGTCTACTCCAACTCCGCCCGCTAATCCTATTGCTAGAT CTACAGTTCTTGCTGCTGGACGATCAGGATCAGGACCATCCGCTGCTCCAGCTCGAAGCCCTTCTCAGACGAGCCATGGATCTTCGTTGATTCCAATCTCTGGCTTGACATTTGTAATCAGTGGCGCATTGGTCATATTGTTCTCTCATATCTAA
- the LOC104708181 gene encoding uncharacterized protein KIAA0754-like isoform X13 — protein MTFFTAMISLLLLVLSVSSTYVPTNSVTQLSTLTPHANPIAQLSTPTPPANPIAQLSSPTPPANPIVQLSTPTPPANPITQLSTPTPPANPIAQLSTPTPPANHIAQLSTPTPPANPIAPLSTPTPSSNPIAQLSTPTPPANLTAQLSTPTPPANPIAQLSTPTPPANPIAQLSTPTPPANLITQLSTPTPPANPVAQLSTPTPPANPIARSTVLAAGRSGSGPSAAPARSPSQTSHGSSLIPISGLTFVISGALVILFSHI, from the exons ATGACTTTTTTCACTGCCATgatctctcttctcctcctaGTTCTCTCTGTTTCCTCAACTTATGTTCCTACAAATTCTGTTACACAAT TATCTACTCTAACTCCACATGCAAATCCTATAGCACAAT TGTCTACTCCAACTCCACCTGCAAATCCTATTGCACAAT tatCTAGTCCAACTCCACCAGCAAATCCTATTGTACaat TGTCTACTCCAACTCCACCTGCTAATCCTATAACACAAT taTCTACTCCAACTCCACCGGCAAATCCTATTGCGCAAT TGTCTACTCCAACTCCACCAGCAAATCATATTGCACAat TGTCTACTCCAACTCCACCTGCAAATCCTATTGCACCAT TGTCTACTCCAACTCCATCTTCAAATCCTATTGCACAAT TATCTACTCCAACTCCACCGGCAAATCTTACTGCACAAT tGTCTACTCCAACTCCACCTGCAAATCCTATTGCACAAT TGTCTACTCCAACTCCACCTGCAAATCCTATTGCACAAT TGTCTACTCCAACTCCACCTGCAAATCTTATCACACAAC tATCTACTCCAACTCCGCCGGCAAATCCTGTTGCAcaat TGTCTACTCCAACTCCGCCCGCTAATCCTATTGCTAGAT CTACAGTTCTTGCTGCTGGACGATCAGGATCAGGACCATCCGCTGCTCCAGCTCGAAGCCCTTCTCAGACGAGCCATGGATCTTCGTTGATTCCAATCTCTGGCTTGACATTTGTAATCAGTGGCGCATTGGTCATATTGTTCTCTCATATCTAA
- the LOC104708181 gene encoding uncharacterized protein KIAA0754-like isoform X10 — translation MTFFTAMISLLLLVLSVSSTYVPTNSVTQLSTLTPHANPIAQLSTPTPPANPIAQLSTPTPPANPIAQLSTPTPPANHIAQLSTPTPPANPIAPLSTPTPSSNPIAQLSTPTPPANLTAQLSTPTPPANPIAQLSTPTPPANPIAQLSTPTPPANPIAQLSTPTPPTNPIAQLSTPTPPANLITQLSTPTPPANPVAQLSTPTPPANPIARSTVLAAGRSGSGPSAAPARSPSQTSHGSSLIPISGLTFVISGALVILFSHI, via the exons ATGACTTTTTTCACTGCCATgatctctcttctcctcctaGTTCTCTCTGTTTCCTCAACTTATGTTCCTACAAATTCTGTTACACAAT TATCTACTCTAACTCCACATGCAAATCCTATAGCACAAT TGTCTACTCCAACTCCACCTGCAAATCCTATTGCACAAT taTCTACTCCAACTCCACCGGCAAATCCTATTGCGCAAT TGTCTACTCCAACTCCACCAGCAAATCATATTGCACAat TGTCTACTCCAACTCCACCTGCAAATCCTATTGCACCAT TGTCTACTCCAACTCCATCTTCAAATCCTATTGCACAAT TATCTACTCCAACTCCACCGGCAAATCTTACTGCACAAT tGTCTACTCCAACTCCACCTGCAAATCCTATTGCACAAT TATCTACTCCAACTCCACCTGCAAATCCTATTGCACAAT TGTCTACTCCAACTCCACCTGCAAATCCTATTGCACAAT TATCTACTCCAACTCCACCGACAAATCCTATTGCACAAT TGTCTACTCCAACTCCACCTGCAAATCTTATCACACAAC tATCTACTCCAACTCCGCCGGCAAATCCTGTTGCAcaat TGTCTACTCCAACTCCGCCCGCTAATCCTATTGCTAGAT CTACAGTTCTTGCTGCTGGACGATCAGGATCAGGACCATCCGCTGCTCCAGCTCGAAGCCCTTCTCAGACGAGCCATGGATCTTCGTTGATTCCAATCTCTGGCTTGACATTTGTAATCAGTGGCGCATTGGTCATATTGTTCTCTCATATCTAA
- the LOC104708181 gene encoding uncharacterized protein KIAA0754-like isoform X2: MTFFTAMISLLLLVLSVSSTYVPTNSVTQLSTLTPHANPIAQLSTPTPPANPIAQLSSPTPPANPIVQLSTPTPPANPITQLSTPTPPANPIAQLSTPTPPANHIAQLSTPTPPANPIAPLSTPTPSSNPIAQLSTPTPPANLTAQLSTPTPPANPIAQLSTPTPPANPIAQLSTPTPPANPIAQLSTPTPPTNPIAQLSTPTPPANLITQLSTPTPPANPVAQLSTPTPPANPIARFLAAGRSGSGPSAAPARSPSQTSHGSSLIPISGLTFVISGALVILFSHI, translated from the exons ATGACTTTTTTCACTGCCATgatctctcttctcctcctaGTTCTCTCTGTTTCCTCAACTTATGTTCCTACAAATTCTGTTACACAAT TATCTACTCTAACTCCACATGCAAATCCTATAGCACAAT TGTCTACTCCAACTCCACCTGCAAATCCTATTGCACAAT tatCTAGTCCAACTCCACCAGCAAATCCTATTGTACaat TGTCTACTCCAACTCCACCTGCTAATCCTATAACACAAT taTCTACTCCAACTCCACCGGCAAATCCTATTGCGCAAT TGTCTACTCCAACTCCACCAGCAAATCATATTGCACAat TGTCTACTCCAACTCCACCTGCAAATCCTATTGCACCAT TGTCTACTCCAACTCCATCTTCAAATCCTATTGCACAAT TATCTACTCCAACTCCACCGGCAAATCTTACTGCACAAT tGTCTACTCCAACTCCACCTGCAAATCCTATTGCACAAT TATCTACTCCAACTCCACCTGCAAATCCTATTGCACAAT TGTCTACTCCAACTCCACCTGCAAATCCTATTGCACAAT TATCTACTCCAACTCCACCGACAAATCCTATTGCACAAT TGTCTACTCCAACTCCACCTGCAAATCTTATCACACAAC tATCTACTCCAACTCCGCCGGCAAATCCTGTTGCAcaat TGTCTACTCCAACTCCGCCCGCTAATCCTATTGCTAGAT TTCTTGCTGCTGGACGATCAGGATCAGGACCATCCGCTGCTCCAGCTCGAAGCCCTTCTCAGACGAGCCATGGATCTTCGTTGATTCCAATCTCTGGCTTGACATTTGTAATCAGTGGCGCATTGGTCATATTGTTCTCTCATATCTAA
- the LOC104708181 gene encoding uncharacterized protein KIAA0754-like isoform X18, giving the protein MTFFTAMISLLLLVLSVSSTYVPTNSVTQLSTLTPHANPIAQLSTPTPPANPIAQLSSPTPPANPIVQLSTPTPPANPITQLSTPTPPANPIAQLSTPTPPANPIAPLSTPTPPANPIAQLSTPTPPANPIAQLSTPTPPANPIAQLSTPTPPTNPIAQLSTPTPPANLITQLSTPTPPANPVAQLSTPTPPANPIARSTVLAAGRSGSGPSAAPARSPSQTSHGSSLIPISGLTFVISGALVILFSHI; this is encoded by the exons ATGACTTTTTTCACTGCCATgatctctcttctcctcctaGTTCTCTCTGTTTCCTCAACTTATGTTCCTACAAATTCTGTTACACAAT TATCTACTCTAACTCCACATGCAAATCCTATAGCACAAT TGTCTACTCCAACTCCACCTGCAAATCCTATTGCACAAT tatCTAGTCCAACTCCACCAGCAAATCCTATTGTACaat TGTCTACTCCAACTCCACCTGCTAATCCTATAACACAAT taTCTACTCCAACTCCACCGGCAAATCCTATTGCGCAAT TGTCTACTCCAACTCCACCTGCAAATCCTATTGCACCAT tGTCTACTCCAACTCCACCTGCAAATCCTATTGCACAAT TATCTACTCCAACTCCACCTGCAAATCCTATTGCACAAT TGTCTACTCCAACTCCACCTGCAAATCCTATTGCACAAT TATCTACTCCAACTCCACCGACAAATCCTATTGCACAAT TGTCTACTCCAACTCCACCTGCAAATCTTATCACACAAC tATCTACTCCAACTCCGCCGGCAAATCCTGTTGCAcaat TGTCTACTCCAACTCCGCCCGCTAATCCTATTGCTAGAT CTACAGTTCTTGCTGCTGGACGATCAGGATCAGGACCATCCGCTGCTCCAGCTCGAAGCCCTTCTCAGACGAGCCATGGATCTTCGTTGATTCCAATCTCTGGCTTGACATTTGTAATCAGTGGCGCATTGGTCATATTGTTCTCTCATATCTAA
- the LOC104708181 gene encoding uncharacterized protein KIAA0754-like isoform X6, which produces MTFFTAMISLLLLVLSVSSTYVPTNSVTQLSTLTPHANPIAQLSTPTPPANPIAQLSSPTPPANPIVQLSTPTPPANPITQLSTPTPPANPIAQLSTPTPPANHIAQLSTPTPPANPIAPLSTPTPSSNPIAQLSTPTPPANLTAQLSTPTPPANPIAQLSTPTPPANPIAQLSTPTPPTNPIAQLSTPTPPANLITQLSTPTPPANPVAQLSTPTPPANPIARSTVLAAGRSGSGPSAAPARSPSQTSHGSSLIPISGLTFVISGALVILFSHI; this is translated from the exons ATGACTTTTTTCACTGCCATgatctctcttctcctcctaGTTCTCTCTGTTTCCTCAACTTATGTTCCTACAAATTCTGTTACACAAT TATCTACTCTAACTCCACATGCAAATCCTATAGCACAAT TGTCTACTCCAACTCCACCTGCAAATCCTATTGCACAAT tatCTAGTCCAACTCCACCAGCAAATCCTATTGTACaat TGTCTACTCCAACTCCACCTGCTAATCCTATAACACAAT taTCTACTCCAACTCCACCGGCAAATCCTATTGCGCAAT TGTCTACTCCAACTCCACCAGCAAATCATATTGCACAat TGTCTACTCCAACTCCACCTGCAAATCCTATTGCACCAT TGTCTACTCCAACTCCATCTTCAAATCCTATTGCACAAT TATCTACTCCAACTCCACCGGCAAATCTTACTGCACAAT tGTCTACTCCAACTCCACCTGCAAATCCTATTGCACAAT TATCTACTCCAACTCCACCTGCAAATCCTATTGCACAAT TATCTACTCCAACTCCACCGACAAATCCTATTGCACAAT TGTCTACTCCAACTCCACCTGCAAATCTTATCACACAAC tATCTACTCCAACTCCGCCGGCAAATCCTGTTGCAcaat TGTCTACTCCAACTCCGCCCGCTAATCCTATTGCTAGAT CTACAGTTCTTGCTGCTGGACGATCAGGATCAGGACCATCCGCTGCTCCAGCTCGAAGCCCTTCTCAGACGAGCCATGGATCTTCGTTGATTCCAATCTCTGGCTTGACATTTGTAATCAGTGGCGCATTGGTCATATTGTTCTCTCATATCTAA
- the LOC104708181 gene encoding uncharacterized protein KIAA0754-like isoform X21, giving the protein MTFFTAMISLLLLVLSVSSTYVPTNSVTQLSTLTPHANPIAQLSTPTPPANPIAQLSSPTPPANPIVQLSTPTPPANPITQLSTPTPPANPIAQLSTPTPPANHIAQLSTPTPPANPIAPLSTPTPSSNPIAQLSTPTPPANLTAQLSTPTPPANPIAQLSTPTPPANPIAQLSTPTPPTNPIAQSTVLAAGRSGSGPSAAPARSPSQTSHGSSLIPISGLTFVISGALVILFSHI; this is encoded by the exons ATGACTTTTTTCACTGCCATgatctctcttctcctcctaGTTCTCTCTGTTTCCTCAACTTATGTTCCTACAAATTCTGTTACACAAT TATCTACTCTAACTCCACATGCAAATCCTATAGCACAAT TGTCTACTCCAACTCCACCTGCAAATCCTATTGCACAAT tatCTAGTCCAACTCCACCAGCAAATCCTATTGTACaat TGTCTACTCCAACTCCACCTGCTAATCCTATAACACAAT taTCTACTCCAACTCCACCGGCAAATCCTATTGCGCAAT TGTCTACTCCAACTCCACCAGCAAATCATATTGCACAat TGTCTACTCCAACTCCACCTGCAAATCCTATTGCACCAT TGTCTACTCCAACTCCATCTTCAAATCCTATTGCACAAT TATCTACTCCAACTCCACCGGCAAATCTTACTGCACAAT tGTCTACTCCAACTCCACCTGCAAATCCTATTGCACAAT TATCTACTCCAACTCCACCTGCAAATCCTATTGCACAAT TATCTACTCCAACTCCACCGACAAATCCTATTGCACAAT CTACAGTTCTTGCTGCTGGACGATCAGGATCAGGACCATCCGCTGCTCCAGCTCGAAGCCCTTCTCAGACGAGCCATGGATCTTCGTTGATTCCAATCTCTGGCTTGACATTTGTAATCAGTGGCGCATTGGTCATATTGTTCTCTCATATCTAA
- the LOC104708181 gene encoding uncharacterized protein KIAA0754-like isoform X19, producing MTFFTAMISLLLLVLSVSSTYVPTNSVTQLSTLTPHANPIAQLSTPTPPANPIAQLSTPTPPANPIAPLSTPTPSSNPIAQLSTPTPPANLTAQLSTPTPPANPIAQLSTPTPPANPIAQLSTPTPPANPIAQLSTPTPPTNPIAQLSTPTPPANLITQLSTPTPPANPVAQLSTPTPPANPIARSTVLAAGRSGSGPSAAPARSPSQTSHGSSLIPISGLTFVISGALVILFSHI from the exons ATGACTTTTTTCACTGCCATgatctctcttctcctcctaGTTCTCTCTGTTTCCTCAACTTATGTTCCTACAAATTCTGTTACACAAT TATCTACTCTAACTCCACATGCAAATCCTATAGCACAAT TGTCTACTCCAACTCCACCTGCAAATCCTATTGCACAAT TGTCTACTCCAACTCCACCTGCAAATCCTATTGCACCAT TGTCTACTCCAACTCCATCTTCAAATCCTATTGCACAAT TATCTACTCCAACTCCACCGGCAAATCTTACTGCACAAT tGTCTACTCCAACTCCACCTGCAAATCCTATTGCACAAT TATCTACTCCAACTCCACCTGCAAATCCTATTGCACAAT TGTCTACTCCAACTCCACCTGCAAATCCTATTGCACAAT TATCTACTCCAACTCCACCGACAAATCCTATTGCACAAT TGTCTACTCCAACTCCACCTGCAAATCTTATCACACAAC tATCTACTCCAACTCCGCCGGCAAATCCTGTTGCAcaat TGTCTACTCCAACTCCGCCCGCTAATCCTATTGCTAGAT CTACAGTTCTTGCTGCTGGACGATCAGGATCAGGACCATCCGCTGCTCCAGCTCGAAGCCCTTCTCAGACGAGCCATGGATCTTCGTTGATTCCAATCTCTGGCTTGACATTTGTAATCAGTGGCGCATTGGTCATATTGTTCTCTCATATCTAA